Proteins from one Sabethes cyaneus chromosome 2, idSabCyanKW18_F2, whole genome shotgun sequence genomic window:
- the LOC128735005 gene encoding probable 28S rRNA (cytosine-C(5))-methyltransferase — protein sequence MGRKINFAEKPKKGPGKKSRKQKDPVFSKELKGEAEPKKFSRKQKVRAKKRKQFEAKEIQLKSKVGQTSVGLQKFSSEKDGEKQNSKSVSVEIDLQKGKQKYAKVIEKKKLAAEVTSENVAKRKKLDVFDSDYDSENDSPAPNTTRENFLHSASEDDSSNDEEMMSIELASQKLKKQKERDDRLAEEEMFDIAANNERFEFPSEELITNNLQTVFSRIKEVIGVLVNFSSNRDPNHSRADYIDLLCKDLCIYYSYNEFFMQLLIKLFPPNQLLEFLEASEIQRPLTVRTNSLKIRRRDLAQAMINRGVNLDPLGKWTKEGLVVYSSQVPLGATPEYLSGYYMIQGASSMLPVIALAPEENERILDLCAAPGGKSSHIAALMKNTGVLFANDINKERLQAVVGNFHRLGIQNAIVTNIDGTKYNQLMTGFDRILLDAPCTGSGVISKDPSVKTTKTEVDIQRCYNLQRKLLLTAIDCLSANSDTGGFLVYSTCSILPQENEWVISYALKKRNVKLVSTGLDIGVEGFVNFDGQKYHPTMKLTRRFYPHTYNMDGFFVAKLQKFSDEVPLSYQSTEDNEMHSEKDFENLPKKIDKRDWFYKDIIEKRKKIRKDLNHTVKIFGKPAKNKNFEEGSSVYKTHLTKKQNETCTK from the exons ATGGGTCGCAAaataaattttgctgaaaaacccAAGAAGGGACCAGGCAAGAAGTCTAGAAAACAAAAGGATCCGGTTTTCTCTAAAGAACTTAAAG GTGAAGCAGAGCCTAAAAAATTTTCACGTAAACAAAAAGTTCGAGCCAAGAAACGAAAGCAATTCGAAGCAAAAgaaattcaattgaaaagtAAAGTCGGGCAAACTAGTGTTGGTTTACAAAAATTCTCTAGCGAAAAAGACGGCGAGAAACAAAATAGTAAATCCGTGTCGGTTGAAATTGATTTACAAAAAGGCAAACAAAAGTATGCCAAGGTaatcgaaaagaaaaaattagCGGCGGAAGTAACGTCGGAGAACGTCGCTAAGCGCAAAAAGTTAGATGTTTTTGATAGTGATTATGATTCCGAAAACGATTCACCAGCACCTAATACAACTAgggaaaattttctacattcTGCAAGCGAAGATGATTCGTCGAATGATGAAGAAATGATGTCAATTGAGCTGGCTTCGCAGAAACttaaaaaacaaaaggaaagaGATGACCGTTTGGCAGAAGAAGAAATGTTTGATATAGCTGCTAACAATGAAAGATTCGAGTTTCCTAGTGAAGAATTAATTACGAATAAtcttcaaacggttttttcgcGAATAAAAGAAGTTATTGGCGTACTTGTAAATTTTTCATCAAATCGAGATCCCAATCATTCTAGAGCGGATTATATAGATTTGTTATGTAAAGACCTTTGTATTTATTATTCGTATAATGAATTTTTCATGCAACTGCTTATAAAGCTGTTTCCGCCAAACCAGTTACTTGAGTTCCTGGAAGCTTCGGAAATACAAAGACCGTTAACAGTTCGGACAAATAGCCTTAAAATACGCCGACGTGATTTGGCACAGGCAATGATTAACCGTGGAGTGAATTTGGATCCATTGGGAAAATGGACAAAGGAAGGATTGGTCGTGTATTCGTCACAG GTTCCATTAGGCGCTACCCCAGAATACTTGTCTGGCTACTACATGATACAAGGTGCTTCCAGTATGCTTCCTGTAATTGCATTAGCTCCCGAGGAAAATGAACGCATTTTAGATCTTTGTGCAGCTCCTGGAGGCAAAAGTTCTCATATAGCAGCACTAATGAAAAATACAGGCGTACTCTTCGCAAACGACATTAACAAAGAGAGACTGCAGGCAGTGGTAGGCAACTTTCATCGGCTGGGTATTCAAAATGCTATTGTAACTAACATAGATGGTACAAAATACAATCAATTAATGACCGGCTTTGATAGGATCTTGCTTGACGCACCTTGTACAGGTTCTGGAGTCATTTCTAAGGATCCTAGTGTTAAAACTACAAAAACTGAAGTTGACATTCAACGGTGTTACAATTTACAGCGAAAATTATTATTAACTGCTATCGACTGCCTTAGTGCAAATTCGGACACCGGCGGTTTCTTAGTATACTCTACTTGCTCGATTCTTCCACAAGAAAATGAATGGGTTATTAGTTATGCTTTGAAAAAACGAAATGTAAAGCTTGTTTCGACAGGCTTAGATATTGGTGTGGAGGGATTTGTAAATTTTGATGGACAAAAATATCACCCCACTATGAAATTAACACGGAGGTTTTACCCTCACACATATAATATGGATGGTTTTTTTGTAGCTAAATTACAAAAGTTTTCTGATGAGGTTCCTCTCAGTTATCAAAGTACTGAAGATAATGAAATGCACTCGGAAAAAGATTTcgaaaatcttccaaaaaaaattgacaaaagagATTGGTTTTATAAAGACAttattgaaaaaagaaaaaaaatacgtAAAGATTTAAATCACACTGTTAAGATATTTGGTAaaccagcaaaaaataaaaacttcgAAGAAGGCTCGTCGGTTTACAAAACACATctaacaaaaaagcaaaatgaaACCTGtacaaaatag